Proteins encoded in a region of the Spiroplasma endosymbiont of Amphimallon solstitiale genome:
- a CDS encoding IS256 family transposase produces the protein MAKKQNINNNDPISKAVDLLLENTEDLTTVFKEGGLYKELTKRLVEKMLNSEMQNYLGYEKNQHSNTENARNGTSSKKLITQQGKIEIDVPRDRNSDFTPVIVAKRQRRFDGFDQQVLSLYAKGMTLSDIRMQLQELYHGADISESVISQITDDVIDDVKTWQNRPLESIYPIVYFDCIVVKVRQDKRIINKSVYIALGVDLEGKKDVLGLWISENEGAKFWLANFTEMKNRGLNDILIACSDNLTGMSEAIQAVYPKTEHQLCIVHQIRNSLKYVSYKHRKTLVTDLKPIYSACSEEQAMQALESFESKWNKQYPQIAKSWYKNWENLMIFISYPAEIKRVIYTTNAIESVNSQLRKVIRNKKAFPNDMSVFKIFYLAIENITKKWTLPIQNWNTAIAHFMIKFEDRINLN, from the coding sequence ATGGCTAAAAAACAAAATATTAATAATAATGATCCAATATCAAAAGCAGTAGATTTATTATTAGAAAATACTGAAGATTTAACAACAGTTTTTAAAGAAGGGGGTTTATATAAAGAATTAACAAAACGTTTAGTTGAAAAAATGTTGAATTCTGAAATGCAAAATTATTTAGGATATGAAAAAAATCAACATAGTAATACTGAAAATGCTCGTAATGGTACAAGTTCAAAAAAATTAATAACTCAACAAGGTAAAATTGAGATTGATGTACCAAGAGATCGCAATAGTGATTTTACTCCTGTAATAGTTGCAAAAAGACAGCGAAGATTTGATGGTTTTGATCAACAAGTGCTTTCACTATATGCAAAAGGTATGACTCTATCTGACATTAGAATGCAGTTACAAGAGTTATATCATGGTGCTGATATTAGTGAAAGTGTTATTAGTCAAATTACTGATGATGTTATTGATGATGTCAAAACATGACAAAATCGACCATTAGAAAGCATTTATCCGATTGTTTATTTTGATTGTATAGTAGTTAAAGTTCGACAAGATAAACGGATTATTAATAAATCAGTTTATATAGCATTAGGAGTTGATTTAGAAGGTAAAAAAGATGTTTTAGGCTTATGAATTAGTGAAAATGAAGGTGCTAAATTTTGATTAGCTAATTTCACAGAAATGAAAAATCGAGGCTTAAATGATATTTTGATTGCTTGTAGTGATAATTTAACAGGCATGTCAGAAGCAATACAAGCAGTTTATCCTAAAACAGAACATCAATTATGCATTGTTCATCAAATTCGAAATAGTTTAAAATATGTTTCATACAAACATCGAAAAACTCTAGTTACAGATTTAAAACCAATTTATAGTGCATGTAGTGAAGAACAAGCAATGCAAGCTTTAGAATCATTTGAAAGTAAATGAAATAAACAATATCCCCAAATTGCTAAATCTTGATATAAAAATTGAGAAAATTTGATGATTTTTATTAGTTATCCTGCAGAAATCAAAAGAGTAATTTATACAACAAATGCTATTGAATCTGTTAATAGTCAATTACGAAAAGTTATTAGAAACAAAAAAGCTTTTCCTAATGATATGTCAGTTTTTAAAATATTTTATTTAGCAATTGAAAATATAACAAAAAAATGAACATTGCCTATTCAAAATTGAAATACAGCAATTGCTCATTTTATGATAAAATTTGAAGACAGAATTAATCTGAACTAG